A single genomic interval of Granulicella tundricola MP5ACTX9 harbors:
- a CDS encoding TolC family protein has translation MNWNDIKAATSITLLLLSSTSQFALAQQQTQQAPPTQNQPNGGSQTNPTAPATPQPIQNDTTRDPNLPQAPDPKLTEPLFLRDTDKDYTHLKNHGIHGFRSLFAPYTATEVPLPRLGNSAGFSDLLRDGKIYLSLNDAVTLALENNYDIAIARINLDIADTDILRTKAGATFRGVSTGLVTNTLGGTTSTITGGGGPGGTSSASGGAGTGASGLVLSTNGGGPLPYNYDPVITGNLQYENLTTQESSTLFTGTNQLKTTTETYNFGYLQGFSTGSQLAVTYDNTRQTTSSPRSSFSPLLQPTIKLQFTQHLLQGFGPSINKRFIVEATNNRRITDSAFRQQVIYTVTQVESIYWSLVSAYEDEQAKERALNQSTALASDNRKQLQIGTLAPLDVVNSDSAVATDKQALITSQSNLEYQQLLIKQAIARNLNDPQLASAPVVPTDRVGLDRLPEEDMKVEDVVKEAFINNPQIEQAALELKNNQITIRGEKNGLLPIIDAYGSYGSTTIGGQQNSLLKCSDPITFAAEPCNSTNGGVNNTGYFNTLGNGFNGTAPDYIAGLNIQIPLRNRVAQADQARSQMELRQTEMRIQQLYTQIRIQVINAQYAITNDRANVVAAQTARDFNAQSLDAEQKKYKLGASTTALVLAQERTLAIGENNLIAATAAYAKDRSALAQILSNTLDRYNISLTDAATGTVTQKPNIPGLTPPVAPAPPKPLSATPPPLAN, from the coding sequence GTGAATTGGAATGACATCAAAGCAGCAACGAGCATCACTCTGTTGCTCCTCAGTTCGACGAGCCAGTTCGCGCTCGCCCAGCAGCAGACCCAGCAGGCGCCGCCCACCCAAAACCAGCCCAACGGCGGCAGCCAGACCAATCCCACCGCACCCGCCACACCCCAGCCCATCCAGAACGACACCACCCGCGATCCAAACCTGCCCCAGGCCCCGGACCCCAAGCTCACCGAGCCCCTCTTCCTTCGTGACACCGACAAGGACTACACCCACCTCAAGAACCACGGCATTCACGGCTTCCGCAGCCTCTTCGCCCCCTACACCGCTACCGAGGTCCCCCTGCCGCGTCTTGGCAACTCCGCCGGCTTCTCGGACCTCCTTCGCGACGGCAAGATCTATCTCTCCCTCAACGACGCCGTAACCCTCGCGCTTGAGAACAACTACGACATCGCCATCGCCCGCATCAACCTTGACATCGCGGACACCGACATCCTCCGCACCAAGGCTGGCGCAACCTTCCGCGGAGTCTCCACCGGTCTCGTCACCAACACCCTCGGCGGCACCACCTCCACCATCACCGGCGGCGGAGGCCCCGGCGGCACCAGCTCGGCCTCCGGCGGAGCAGGCACCGGTGCCTCCGGCCTCGTCCTCAGCACCAACGGCGGCGGACCCCTCCCGTACAACTACGATCCCGTCATCACCGGCAACCTCCAGTACGAGAACCTCACCACCCAGGAATCCAGCACCCTCTTCACCGGCACCAACCAGCTCAAAACCACCACCGAGACCTACAACTTCGGCTATCTCCAGGGCTTCTCCACCGGCAGCCAACTCGCCGTCACCTACGACAACACCCGTCAGACGACCTCCAGCCCGCGCTCCAGCTTCAGCCCGCTCCTCCAGCCCACCATCAAGCTCCAGTTCACCCAGCACCTCCTCCAGGGCTTCGGACCGTCCATCAACAAGCGCTTCATCGTGGAAGCCACCAACAACCGCCGCATCACGGACTCCGCCTTCCGCCAGCAGGTCATCTACACCGTCACCCAGGTCGAATCCATCTACTGGTCGCTCGTCAGCGCCTATGAAGACGAGCAGGCCAAGGAGCGCGCCCTCAACCAGTCCACCGCCCTTGCCTCGGACAACCGCAAGCAGCTCCAGATTGGAACCCTTGCCCCCCTCGACGTCGTCAACTCAGACTCCGCCGTCGCCACCGACAAGCAGGCCCTCATCACCTCGCAGTCCAACCTCGAGTACCAGCAGCTCCTCATCAAGCAGGCCATCGCCCGCAACCTCAACGACCCCCAGCTCGCCAGCGCCCCCGTCGTCCCCACAGACCGCGTAGGCCTCGACCGCCTGCCCGAAGAGGACATGAAGGTCGAAGACGTCGTCAAGGAAGCCTTCATCAACAATCCCCAGATCGAGCAGGCCGCACTCGAGCTCAAGAACAACCAGATCACCATCAGGGGCGAAAAGAACGGCCTCCTCCCCATCATCGACGCCTACGGCTCCTACGGTTCCACCACCATCGGCGGTCAGCAGAACTCGCTCCTCAAGTGCTCGGACCCCATCACTTTCGCGGCCGAGCCCTGTAACTCCACCAACGGCGGCGTCAACAACACCGGTTACTTCAACACCCTCGGCAACGGCTTCAACGGCACGGCCCCGGACTACATCGCCGGCCTCAACATCCAGATCCCGCTCCGCAACCGCGTCGCCCAGGCAGACCAGGCCCGCTCCCAGATGGAACTCCGCCAGACCGAGATGCGCATCCAGCAGCTCTACACCCAGATCCGCATCCAGGTCATCAACGCCCAGTACGCGATCACCAACGACCGCGCCAACGTCGTCGCCGCCCAGACCGCACGCGACTTCAACGCCCAGTCCCTGGACGCCGAGCAGAAGAAGTACAAGCTCGGTGCCTCCACCACCGCCCTCGTCCTGGCCCAGGAGCGCACCCTGGCCATCGGGGAGAACAACCTCATCGCCGCCACCGCAGCCTACGCCAAGGACCGTTCCGCCCTGGCCCAGATCCTCTCGAACACCCTGGACCGTTACAACATCTCGCTCACCGATGCCGCCACCGGCACCGTCACCCAGAAGCCCAACATCCCCGGTCTGACCCCACCCGTAGCCCCGGCCCCACCCAAGCCCCTCAGCGCCACCCCCCCACCCCTGGCCAACTAA
- the truA gene encoding tRNA pseudouridine(38-40) synthase TruA, with product MTLAYDGTAYHGWQVQPGLPTVQGRLAAALKLLTGETVLPQGSGRTDAGVHALGQVVSFGLEAPIPGENLLRALNRALPGAIRVLSVEAVEAEFHARRGAVRKTYEYRLFPRVGVRPERICSPMLAAYVWDCPWEIDLGRAEAAARVILGEHDFSSFAASDPDRTERLSGVERSNVRTVYESGWSELDGLMVYRVVGNGFLHHMVRNLVGCFVDAACGRTEVSEVAGILAAKDRTACGATAPASGLFLVGVEY from the coding sequence ATGACTTTGGCTTATGACGGGACCGCTTATCACGGCTGGCAGGTGCAGCCGGGGCTGCCGACCGTGCAGGGGAGGCTGGCGGCGGCGTTGAAGCTGCTGACGGGGGAGACGGTGCTGCCGCAGGGTAGCGGGCGGACGGATGCAGGGGTTCATGCGCTGGGGCAGGTGGTCAGCTTTGGGTTGGAGGCTCCGATTCCGGGGGAGAACCTGCTGCGGGCTTTGAATCGGGCGCTGCCGGGGGCGATCCGGGTGTTGAGCGTGGAGGCGGTGGAGGCGGAGTTTCATGCTCGGCGGGGAGCTGTGAGGAAGACATATGAGTATCGTTTGTTTCCGAGGGTGGGGGTGAGGCCGGAGAGGATCTGTTCTCCTATGCTGGCTGCTTATGTGTGGGATTGTCCGTGGGAGATCGACCTGGGGCGGGCTGAGGCGGCGGCGCGGGTGATTCTGGGGGAGCATGATTTCAGTAGCTTCGCGGCGAGTGATCCAGATCGGACGGAGAGGCTGAGTGGGGTGGAACGATCGAATGTGCGGACGGTGTATGAATCGGGGTGGAGTGAGCTGGATGGGTTGATGGTGTATCGGGTGGTGGGGAATGGGTTTCTGCATCACATGGTGCGCAACCTGGTGGGGTGTTTTGTGGATGCGGCTTGTGGGCGGACTGAGGTGAGCGAGGTGGCTGGGATTCTGGCGGCGAAGGATCGCACGGCTTGTGGGGCTACGGCTCCGGCGAGCGGGCTGTTCCTGGTGGGGGTCGAGTATTGA
- a CDS encoding M20/M25/M40 family metallo-hydrolase: protein MWGYGSGERAVPGGGRVLMTGSGTALAQHRIARLASQRLVHRAFHWLHLHQPQLRMWQMAMLAIPAPPFGEEARALWFLERFRELGLGNVHLDEEGNALGELGGGERRPTLSDEAAEGGAHGSFILVSAHLDTVFPAGTDTTPTEDGARILGPGSCDNAAGLSGMLGLIAALKFAGIEPEVPILFAANVGEEGEGDLRGMHHLFERGEYSGRIRAAVALEGSGTATAVDRGLGSRRFRVTVTGPGGHSWTDAGAPNPILLLARGLVELADRVSGAGAEARTTLSAGQIGGGTSINSIPETASVLLDLRSTDPFELQRHELEIHRTFELIVGRSGGGAKLAIEVIGSRPAAALAADAGILQTLKAVDRHLGLRTEMRLGSTDANVPLAMGIPALAMAAGGTGGGIHTLAEWYDPTGRETALRRLLLVILDLVGVGGG from the coding sequence TTGTGGGGCTACGGCTCCGGCGAGCGGGCTGTTCCTGGTGGGGGTCGAGTATTGATGACGGGGAGTGGGACGGCTTTGGCGCAGCATCGGATTGCCCGGCTGGCTTCACAGCGGTTGGTGCATCGGGCGTTTCACTGGCTGCATCTGCATCAGCCGCAGTTGAGGATGTGGCAGATGGCGATGCTGGCGATTCCGGCTCCGCCGTTTGGGGAAGAGGCGAGGGCGCTTTGGTTTTTGGAACGGTTCCGGGAGTTGGGGCTAGGGAATGTTCATCTGGATGAGGAGGGGAATGCGCTGGGGGAGTTGGGTGGCGGGGAAAGGAGACCCACCCTAAGCGATGAGGCCGCTGAGGGTGGGGCACACGGGTCATTCATTTTGGTTTCGGCGCATCTGGATACGGTGTTTCCGGCTGGGACGGATACGACTCCAACGGAGGATGGGGCGAGGATTCTGGGGCCTGGGAGTTGCGATAACGCGGCCGGGTTGAGTGGGATGCTGGGGCTCATTGCGGCTTTGAAGTTCGCGGGGATAGAGCCGGAGGTGCCGATCCTGTTTGCGGCAAATGTGGGTGAGGAGGGTGAGGGCGATCTGAGGGGGATGCATCATCTGTTCGAGCGCGGGGAGTATTCGGGACGGATCAGGGCGGCGGTGGCGCTGGAGGGGTCGGGGACGGCTACGGCGGTGGACCGGGGGCTGGGGAGCCGGAGGTTTCGGGTGACGGTGACGGGGCCTGGGGGGCACTCGTGGACGGATGCGGGGGCGCCGAATCCGATTTTGCTGCTGGCGCGGGGGCTGGTGGAGCTGGCGGACCGGGTCTCCGGGGCGGGGGCGGAGGCGCGGACGACTTTGAGTGCGGGGCAGATTGGCGGGGGGACCTCGATCAACTCGATTCCGGAGACCGCGAGTGTGTTGCTGGATCTGCGGTCGACCGATCCGTTTGAGCTGCAGCGGCATGAACTGGAGATTCATCGGACGTTTGAGCTGATCGTGGGGCGGAGTGGCGGGGGTGCGAAGCTTGCGATCGAGGTGATTGGGAGCCGGCCGGCGGCGGCGCTGGCGGCGGATGCGGGGATTCTGCAGACGCTGAAGGCGGTGGATCGGCACCTGGGGCTGAGGACGGAGATGCGGCTGGGGTCGACCGATGCGAACGTACCGCTGGCGATGGGGATTCCGGCGCTGGCGATGGCGGCGGGCGGGACGGGGGGCGGGATCCATACGCTGGCGGAGTGGTACGACCCGACCGGGCGGGAGACGGCGCTGCGGAGATTGCTTCTGGTGATTTTGGATCTGGTGGGTGTGGGGGGCGGGTAG
- a CDS encoding acyl-CoA desaturase, whose product MTPATLTPESEATSTKPGSYAEFQAQAIETGEANEAALEAQIQDMSNAKPAMAADKVRAQVKQDLRLGREHQQGRINWITTIAMGAFHVFALVALLPIFWSWKNVSVFFVMYFLAINVGIGVAYHRLLTHRGFRTPKWVEYFVTACGTMALEGGPIFWVATHRVHHQNSDQEGDPHTPVDGTFWSHAGWILSGRAMHSETALLGRYAPDLTKDKVHVLLSKYHWVLLTATGVAQLALGAFLAAPGHRVIGAVGMMLWGTMLRVVVGLHATWFVNSATHLYGARRFDTRDDSRNNWWVAILTGGEGWHNNHHAHPVSARHGLAWYEFDINYYCIWILSKIGLAKKVQIAKFDWENPKPAGVN is encoded by the coding sequence ATGACCCCAGCCACACTCACTCCGGAATCCGAAGCGACCAGCACCAAGCCCGGCAGCTACGCCGAGTTCCAGGCCCAGGCCATCGAGACCGGCGAAGCCAACGAAGCCGCCCTCGAAGCCCAGATCCAGGACATGTCCAACGCCAAGCCCGCCATGGCAGCAGACAAAGTCCGCGCGCAGGTCAAGCAGGACCTCCGCCTCGGCCGCGAGCACCAGCAGGGCCGCATCAACTGGATCACCACCATCGCCATGGGTGCCTTCCACGTCTTCGCTCTCGTCGCTCTTCTCCCCATCTTCTGGTCCTGGAAGAACGTCAGCGTCTTCTTCGTCATGTACTTCCTGGCCATCAACGTAGGCATCGGCGTCGCCTATCACCGCCTGCTCACGCACCGCGGCTTCCGCACCCCCAAATGGGTTGAGTACTTCGTCACCGCCTGCGGCACCATGGCCCTTGAGGGCGGACCCATCTTCTGGGTCGCCACCCACCGCGTCCACCACCAGAACTCGGATCAGGAAGGCGATCCCCACACCCCCGTAGACGGTACCTTCTGGTCCCACGCGGGCTGGATCCTCTCCGGCCGCGCCATGCACTCTGAGACCGCGCTCCTCGGCCGTTACGCCCCTGACCTCACCAAGGATAAGGTTCACGTCCTCCTGTCCAAGTACCACTGGGTCTTGCTCACCGCCACCGGCGTTGCTCAGCTCGCTCTCGGAGCCTTCCTCGCTGCACCCGGCCACCGCGTCATCGGCGCGGTCGGCATGATGCTCTGGGGAACCATGCTCCGCGTCGTCGTCGGCCTCCACGCAACCTGGTTCGTCAACTCCGCCACTCACCTCTATGGCGCACGCCGCTTTGACACCCGTGACGACTCCCGCAACAACTGGTGGGTCGCCATCCTCACCGGCGGCGAAGGCTGGCACAACAACCACCACGCCCACCCCGTCAGCGCCCGTCACGGCCTCGCCTGGTACGAGTTCGACATCAACTACTACTGCATCTGGATCCTCTCCAAGATCGGCCTGGCCAAGAAAGTTCAGATCGCCAAGTTCGACTGGGAGAACCCCAAGCCAGCCGGCGTCAACTAA
- a CDS encoding class I mannose-6-phosphate isomerase — protein sequence MTITSDFEFKPFLMEPTFAERVWGKLDLKPWYEETGFKTAVGEAWLTSPAGKILTGELKGKTLAEVAPDFSLLVKMLFPADKLSVQVHPDDEQAQALGMPRGKTECWYVLEAVPGAEVACGLKSGVGVEDVRKAIADGSLEGLLEMVPVSVGDMVFVDAGTVHAIGAGVTLLEVQQTSDTTYRLYDYGRPRELHLEQGLAVVKTETKAGKIEPEEMDGFTRLIETKYFVVDRFDLPAGTAMEMPMDGVGCVVGIVGSGAVNEVRFGVGQAVVVPDSSVTMTTQHGASFLRCYEPAE from the coding sequence ATGACGATAACGAGTGATTTCGAGTTCAAGCCATTTTTGATGGAGCCTACGTTTGCCGAGCGGGTGTGGGGGAAGCTCGACCTGAAGCCGTGGTATGAGGAAACGGGGTTCAAGACGGCTGTGGGAGAAGCCTGGTTGACCTCGCCCGCGGGGAAGATTTTGACGGGGGAGTTGAAGGGCAAGACGCTGGCGGAGGTTGCGCCTGATTTTTCTCTGCTGGTGAAGATGTTGTTTCCAGCGGACAAGCTTTCCGTGCAGGTGCATCCCGATGACGAGCAGGCGCAGGCCCTGGGGATGCCGAGGGGCAAGACGGAGTGCTGGTATGTGCTGGAGGCTGTGCCGGGGGCTGAGGTGGCTTGCGGGTTGAAGTCCGGGGTGGGTGTGGAAGATGTGCGGAAGGCGATCGCGGACGGGAGCCTGGAGGGTCTGCTGGAGATGGTGCCGGTGTCCGTGGGGGACATGGTGTTTGTGGATGCGGGGACGGTGCATGCGATCGGGGCGGGGGTGACGTTGCTTGAAGTGCAGCAGACCTCAGACACGACTTACAGACTTTATGACTATGGGCGGCCGAGAGAGTTGCACCTGGAGCAGGGGCTCGCCGTGGTGAAGACGGAGACGAAGGCGGGGAAGATTGAGCCGGAGGAGATGGATGGATTCACACGGCTGATCGAGACGAAGTATTTTGTGGTGGATCGGTTCGACCTGCCTGCGGGGACGGCGATGGAGATGCCGATGGATGGGGTCGGGTGTGTGGTTGGGATCGTGGGCAGTGGGGCGGTGAATGAGGTGCGGTTTGGAGTGGGGCAGGCGGTGGTGGTGCCGGACAGCTCGGTGACGATGACCACGCAGCATGGGGCTAGTTTTCTGCGGTGCTATGAGCCTGCGGAGTGA
- a CDS encoding acetate/propionate family kinase translates to MLILVLNSGSSSLKFSVFDSERSDEPILQGELHGPALDCVDQVFTRVADLTLDAIGYRVVHPGPKLDRHQRITPEVLQALDAASGFAPLHDPEAVSIIRGGLARYPQLPHFACFDTIFHQTMPTEANTYPIPKSYRDAGVRRYGFHGLACESVVNQLQQTGVPKRLIIAHLGSGCSVTAVVEGRSIDTSMGLTPTGGVVMGTRPGDLDPDLILHLIRQVGGDVEKVEKDLNHASGLAALSGLPNDMKAIRKAAQAGNGDAVLALKVFTRSVRKSIGAYSWLMGGVDAIAFSGGIGEHDAASREEILVELAEQGIEIDSALNNAEQNGMRRVNAPGSNTGIFIVPAQEDLMIANHVKRMMIEETYDDDRRFC, encoded by the coding sequence ATGCTGATACTCGTCTTGAACAGTGGCTCGTCGTCGTTGAAGTTTTCGGTCTTCGACTCTGAACGGTCGGACGAACCGATTCTGCAGGGGGAGCTCCACGGGCCTGCCCTCGACTGTGTGGATCAGGTGTTCACGCGGGTAGCCGATCTCACGCTTGATGCGATCGGTTATCGGGTCGTCCACCCCGGGCCGAAACTGGACCGTCATCAGCGCATTACCCCAGAGGTGCTGCAGGCGCTGGACGCAGCCTCCGGCTTCGCTCCGCTGCATGACCCGGAGGCGGTTTCGATCATCCGCGGCGGCCTGGCTCGGTATCCGCAACTGCCGCACTTCGCCTGCTTCGACACGATCTTTCACCAGACGATGCCTACGGAGGCCAACACCTACCCCATCCCCAAGAGCTACCGGGATGCGGGGGTTCGACGCTACGGCTTCCATGGGCTGGCGTGCGAATCGGTCGTCAATCAGCTTCAGCAAACTGGGGTGCCAAAGCGCCTCATCATCGCCCATCTGGGCAGCGGCTGCAGCGTCACTGCCGTGGTCGAGGGGAGGTCCATCGACACCAGCATGGGGCTCACGCCTACGGGTGGAGTCGTCATGGGCACACGCCCCGGCGACCTGGACCCGGACCTCATCCTTCACTTGATCCGGCAGGTAGGGGGCGATGTTGAGAAAGTCGAGAAGGACCTGAACCACGCGAGCGGTCTGGCGGCCCTGAGTGGGCTGCCCAACGATATGAAGGCGATCAGGAAGGCTGCACAGGCTGGAAACGGCGATGCTGTTCTTGCTTTGAAGGTATTCACGCGCAGTGTTCGTAAGTCCATCGGCGCATACTCATGGTTGATGGGCGGCGTGGATGCGATCGCTTTCTCCGGCGGAATTGGAGAACATGATGCGGCTAGCCGCGAAGAGATCCTGGTCGAGCTCGCCGAGCAGGGCATTGAGATTGATTCTGCGTTGAACAACGCGGAACAGAATGGCATGAGACGGGTGAACGCACCTGGCTCGAATACCGGCATCTTTATCGTGCCGGCTCAGGAAGACCTCATGATCGCGAATCATGTGAAAAGAATGATGATTGAGGAGACTTATGACGACGACAGGCGCTTCTGCTGA
- a CDS encoding phosphoketolase family protein codes for MTTTGASAELSVSPATAEELRKMDAYWRACNYLCVGMLYLLENPLLREPLKAEHIKNRLLGHWGSDPGQTFTWVHLNRLIKKYDLDMIYIAGPGHGAPATLSNSYLEGVYSEVYPEKSEDVAGLQRFFKQFSFPGGIGSHCTPETPGSIHEGGELGYSLSHGFGAAFDNPDLIVTVVVGDGEAETGPLATSWHANKFLNPKTDGAVLPILHLNGYKIANPTILARISPEELESLFRGYGWTPYVVEGDDPAKMHVLMAEVLEKCVTEIRDIQAKARAEGATVVRPRWPMIILRTPKGWTCPKELDGHKLEGSWRAHQMPIMDPKTNPDHLKLVESWMRSYKPEELFDESGKLIPELREMAPSGTRRISGNPHANGGELRKPLDLPRFQDYGLKVEEPGQTEVSSTDTLGHFLRDVVRKNMTSFRVFGPDETASNKLDAIYEASGKRWLAEMEASDADGGNLSIDGRVMEMLSEHTLEGWFEGYVLTGRHGFFSSYEAFVHIIDSMFNQHAKWLEKSKLELRWRAPISSINLLITSLVWRQDHNGFTHQDPGFLDVVTNKSPEVTRIYLPPDANCLLSVADHCLRSVDYINVIVADKAPHLQYLNMDEAVKHCTKGIGIWDFASSDAGADPDVILACAGDIPTSEALAAVAILRERCPELKIRFINVVDLFRLMPEHAHPHGLSDQEFDGLFTTDKPVIFNFHAYPSLIHKLTYKRKNHANFHVRGYKEKGNINTPLELAILNQVDRFNLAIDVIDRVPGLMTTAAHTREWLKDEITDSVNYAHENGIDRPEIRNWKWPAGSDKS; via the coding sequence ATGACGACGACAGGCGCTTCTGCTGAACTGAGTGTTTCACCCGCAACCGCAGAAGAACTTCGCAAGATGGACGCCTACTGGCGCGCTTGCAACTATCTCTGCGTGGGCATGCTATACCTGCTGGAAAACCCTCTGCTGCGGGAGCCGCTGAAGGCGGAGCACATCAAGAATCGCCTGCTCGGACACTGGGGGTCTGACCCGGGACAGACCTTTACCTGGGTGCATCTGAACCGGCTGATCAAGAAGTACGACCTGGACATGATTTACATTGCGGGGCCGGGGCACGGCGCGCCGGCGACACTTTCAAACAGCTACCTTGAAGGTGTGTACTCCGAGGTCTATCCGGAGAAGAGTGAAGACGTTGCGGGGCTGCAGCGATTCTTCAAGCAGTTCTCCTTTCCCGGCGGAATTGGGAGTCACTGTACGCCGGAGACGCCGGGTTCGATTCATGAAGGCGGCGAGTTGGGTTACAGCCTCTCGCATGGATTTGGAGCGGCGTTCGATAATCCGGATCTTATTGTGACGGTGGTTGTTGGAGATGGCGAGGCAGAGACTGGTCCACTGGCTACCTCGTGGCACGCCAACAAGTTTCTCAATCCGAAGACGGATGGGGCTGTTCTTCCGATTCTTCACCTGAACGGTTACAAGATCGCCAATCCGACGATCCTCGCTCGGATTTCTCCTGAAGAGTTGGAGAGTCTGTTCCGCGGCTATGGGTGGACGCCTTATGTCGTTGAAGGCGACGACCCGGCTAAGATGCATGTGCTGATGGCCGAGGTTCTCGAAAAGTGTGTGACGGAGATCCGTGATATTCAGGCCAAGGCTCGTGCCGAGGGCGCTACGGTTGTGCGTCCGAGATGGCCCATGATCATCCTGCGGACACCCAAGGGCTGGACGTGTCCGAAGGAGTTGGATGGGCACAAGCTGGAGGGCTCGTGGAGAGCGCATCAGATGCCGATCATGGACCCGAAGACTAATCCGGACCACCTCAAGCTGGTTGAGAGCTGGATGAGGAGTTACAAGCCGGAGGAGCTGTTTGATGAGTCTGGCAAACTGATCCCGGAGTTGAGGGAGATGGCTCCTTCAGGGACGCGGCGCATCAGCGGCAATCCTCATGCGAACGGTGGCGAACTCCGCAAGCCGCTGGACCTGCCGCGATTCCAGGACTATGGGCTGAAGGTCGAGGAGCCGGGGCAGACGGAGGTCAGTTCGACCGATACGCTGGGACACTTTCTGCGCGATGTGGTTCGGAAGAACATGACGAGCTTCCGGGTGTTTGGACCTGATGAAACTGCGTCCAATAAGCTCGATGCGATCTATGAGGCGAGCGGGAAGCGTTGGCTCGCGGAGATGGAGGCGAGCGATGCAGACGGAGGCAATCTCTCGATCGACGGACGTGTGATGGAGATGCTGAGCGAGCATACGCTGGAAGGATGGTTCGAAGGTTATGTTCTGACCGGCCGGCATGGCTTCTTCTCAAGCTATGAGGCGTTCGTGCATATCATCGACTCGATGTTCAACCAGCATGCAAAGTGGCTGGAGAAGAGCAAGCTGGAGCTTCGTTGGCGTGCGCCTATCTCTTCGATCAACTTGCTGATTACGTCGCTCGTCTGGCGGCAGGATCACAATGGGTTTACGCATCAGGACCCGGGATTTCTCGATGTCGTGACGAATAAGAGCCCGGAGGTTACACGGATCTATCTTCCACCTGATGCGAACTGTCTGCTGAGTGTGGCGGATCATTGCTTGCGGAGTGTGGACTATATCAATGTGATCGTTGCTGACAAGGCGCCGCATCTGCAGTACCTCAATATGGATGAGGCGGTGAAGCACTGTACGAAGGGGATCGGCATATGGGACTTTGCGAGCAGTGACGCTGGAGCCGATCCGGATGTCATCCTCGCGTGTGCCGGCGACATTCCTACCTCAGAGGCTCTGGCGGCTGTGGCGATTCTACGGGAGCGCTGCCCGGAGCTGAAGATCAGGTTTATCAATGTGGTCGATCTCTTCCGGCTGATGCCGGAACATGCGCATCCGCATGGTTTGTCTGATCAGGAGTTCGATGGACTCTTCACCACGGATAAGCCGGTGATCTTCAACTTCCACGCTTATCCGTCGCTGATTCACAAGCTGACGTACAAGCGGAAGAACCACGCCAACTTCCATGTGCGCGGTTATAAGGAGAAGGGCAACATCAATACGCCGCTGGAGCTTGCAATCCTGAACCAGGTTGATCGCTTCAATCTTGCGATTGATGTGATCGATCGTGTGCCGGGGCTGATGACGACTGCTGCCCATACCCGGGAGTGGTTGAAGGATGAGATCACCGATTCCGTCAACTACGCGCATGAGAATGGAATCGACCGGCCGGAGATCCGTAACTGGAAATGGCCGGCCGGATCGGACAAGAGCTAG